A portion of the Tachysurus vachellii isolate PV-2020 chromosome 14, HZAU_Pvac_v1, whole genome shotgun sequence genome contains these proteins:
- the thrap3b gene encoding thyroid hormone receptor-associated protein 3b isoform X1, whose product MESFEEDAISKMSKAKNSPSPSRSRSRSRSRSRSYSRSRSSSRSRSRSRKHRYSSRSRSRSPSRERNYPSRDFQGNRGYNRGFRGYRRPFYYNRGRGRGYYPRGYHRGGGGGGGGGGGGGGGGSYGYRNNWHGGHREQQQSHEHHSPKRGRSRSRTPRKRSRSRSRSHYSANSSSRSRHSKSSSRSPSPRRRNSGKAPSKESKSKSSPNEGKGNSKEAEPKSSASIPEEPPSKWESMSDYTTSPKISNPEQTVPQGTQPEVKVSLSGATGNGASVWRSISAPDSKSPPKPSAATASTGFGFFSKEDMKAGEKAAISTAFKKFLADKKKPTSDWDDNRGEDQNTGDGEKEKSNRKQKAVFEMDPEYGDSKTDKGLPFLDEEEEEYSKSLRERKTDEEPKYKAKPTLSARELFEERFGKWDDDYVSNKDSSQRGEDMEEEEHVMEELYRSRKQAARKEEKASKKKEKKKNRVSPSPSPPRSTERSKPLFPAARESSPPARSSKKKEPEFNFSLKVFDDEAESSTGALAKERRLSQDLIYPVKKEHEEFHSIFQHIQAAQLRRSPSELFAQHIVTIVHHIKAQHFRSSGMSLNERFGMYQRKAAQMEMMRQRKSPEIHRRIDVSPSAFKKHARLFEDMEESDYKDYAKKYEGESMDLRLDIERRKKYPKREGGKGSAGSRTPSRELSPEKSSKQKKSKKSKKKRERSPSSSSSSSSSSPHTYRSREYHGEEMEHMEKGGFDKSRLGPREYPREYEGGHMERGGYERGRGGYERGGFDRTGYDRGRGGYDRGFPRIRGRGWNRGNYPNTNNNGNPANMGGPVRPQEEEWDPEYTPKSRKYYQHDDRDREGEMKWVEGRGRGRGMYPRIRGGSFNLRRGGAGAGGSSGSPKWTHDMFQGATEEGELPDDGAEHGLKDDEKTAESSTSKP is encoded by the exons ATGGAAAG TTTTGAAGAAGACGCGATTTCCAAAATGTCCAAGGCAAAGAattctccttctccctctcggTCCAGATCGAGGTCTCGGTCCCGCTCCAGGTCGTATTCGCGATCTCGCTCCAGCAGCCGCTCGCGCTCGAGGTCCAGGAAGCATCGCTACAG CTCCAGATCTCGCTCCCGCTCTCCTAGCCGTGAGAGAAACTACCCGTCGAGAGATTTTCAGGGCAACCGGGGGTACAATCGTGGTTTTCGTGGCTACCGGAGACCCTTCTATTATAACCGTGGCCGGGGACGTGGTTATTACCCGCGTGGCTACCaccgaggaggaggaggaggtggtggtggtggtggaggaggaggtggtggtggttcTTACGGTTATCGCAATAACTGGCATGGAGGCCATCGTGAACAGCAGCAATCCCATGAGCACCACAGTCCCAAAAGAGGGCGCTCTCGCTCCCGCACACCTCGCAAGCGCTCCAGGAGCCGTAGTCGCTCTCATTATTCCGCAAACTCCTCTTCTCGCTCACGCCACTCTAAATCATCTTCACGATCCCCGTCCCCGCGCCGCCGCAACTCCGGAAAAGCTCCATCTAAAGAGTCAAAGAGCAAGAGCTCACCAAACGAAGGGAAAGGCAATAGCAAGGAAGCGGAACCCAAATCTTCCGCGTCCATTCCCGAGGAGCCCCCAAGCAAATGGGAGAGCATGAGCGACTACACCACCAGTCCGAAAATATCCAATCCAGAACAAACGGTTCCACAAGGGACTCAGCCTGAGGTGAAAGTGTCCCTTTCTGGAGCTACAGGTAACGGTGCCTCTGTCTGGAGAAGCATCAGTGCTCCCGATTCAAAGAGTCCTCCAAAGCCATCAGCAGCAACAGCATCAACCGGTTTTGGCTTCTTCTCCAAGGAAGACATGAAGGCAGGAGAGAAAGCAGCCATTTCCACAGCGTTCAAAAA GTTTCTGGCAGACAAGAAAAAACCCACATCCGACTGGGATGACAATCGGGGCGAAGATCAGAATACCGGCGACGGGGAAAAGGAGAAGAGTAACCGAAAACAAAAAGCCGTTTTCGAAATGGATCCGGAGTACGGAGACTCCAAGACGGATAAAGGACTTCCGTTTCTGgacgaggaggaagaggagtacTCGaagagcctgagagagagaaaaaccgACGAGGAACCCAAGTACAAGGCCAAACCCACTCTGTCTGCGCGGGAACTGTTCGAGGAGCGTTTTGGTAAGTGGGACGACGACTACGTGTCCAACAAAGATTCTTCACAAAGAGGTGAAGacatggaggaggaagaacacgTGATGGAAGAGCTTTACCGTAGCCGCAAGCAGGCCGCACGTAAAGAAGAGAAAGCCTCcaagaaaaaggagaagaagaagaaccgcGTGAGCCCATCTCCTTCACCGCCCAGAAGCACAGAGCGTAGCAAGCCCCTGTTTCCTGCAGCCAGGGAGTCGTCACCTCCTGCCAGATCCTCTAAGAAGAAAGAGCCTGAATTTAACTTTAGTCTGAAAGTGTTTGACGATGAAGCAGAGAG ctctACTGGTGCTTTAGCCAAAGAAAGACGTTTGTCTCAGGATCTAATATACCCTGTTAAGAAAGAGCATGAGGAGTTCCACTCCATTTTCCAGCACATTCAGGCTGCTCAGCTTCGCCGCAGCCCATCAGAACTGTTTGCTCAACACATAGTCACCATCGTCCATCACATCAAAG CTCAGCACTTTCGCTCGTCTGGGATGTCTCTGAACGAGCGATTCGGCATGTACCAAAGAAAAGCCGCACAGATGGAAATGATGAGGCAAAGAAAGAGTCCTGAGATTCACAG GAGAATTGATGTGTCTCCCAGTGCTTTTAAGAAGCACGCTCGTCTGTTTGAGGATATGGAAGAAAGCGACTACAAG GATTATGCTAAAAAATATGAAGGAGAGTCAATGGACCTGCGTTTGGATATTGAGCGACGTAAAAAATACCCCAAACGTGAGGGGGGTAAAGGCTCAGCCGGGTCGCGCACCCCCAGCCGAGAACTCTCTCCTGAAAAATCCTCCAAACAGAAGAAGTCCAA GAAAAGCAAGAAGAAGCGCGAGCGTTCTCcttcctcctcgtcctcctcttcctcttcatcaccCCACACGTACAGATCCAGAGAGTACCACGGCGAGGAGATGGAACATATGGAGAAAGGCGGCTTTGATAAGTCCCGTCTGGGGCCGCGTGAGTACCCCCGCGAGTATGAGGGGGGGCACATGGAGAGAGGAGGCTacgagagaggaagaggagggtaCGAGCGCGGAGGATTTGATCGAACCGGATACGATAGAGGACGCGGGGGATACGACCGGGGATTT CCTAGAATCAGAGGTAGGGGATGGAACAGAGGAAATTACCCCAACACCAATAACAACGGAAACCCTGCAAATATGGGAGGGCCAGTGCGCCCCCAGGAGGAGGAGTGGGACCCTGAATATACCCCTAAGAGCAGGAAGTACTACCAG CATGATGACCGTGACCGCGAGGGAGAGATGAAGTGGGTGGAAGGGCGTGGCCGTGGGCGGGGCATGTACCCGCGCATCAGAGGCGGCTCGTTCAACTTGCGCAGAGGAGGTGCAGGTGCTGGAGGTAGCAGTGGCAGCCCCAAGTGGACCCATGACATGTTCCAGGGAGCCACAGAGGAGGGAGAGCTGCCTGACGACGGAGCTGAGCACGGCCTGAAAGACGACGAGAAAACCGCAGAGAGCTCCACCTCGAAGCCCTAG
- the thrap3b gene encoding thyroid hormone receptor-associated protein 3b isoform X2: MSKAKNSPSPSRSRSRSRSRSRSYSRSRSSSRSRSRSRKHRYSSRSRSRSPSRERNYPSRDFQGNRGYNRGFRGYRRPFYYNRGRGRGYYPRGYHRGGGGGGGGGGGGGGGGSYGYRNNWHGGHREQQQSHEHHSPKRGRSRSRTPRKRSRSRSRSHYSANSSSRSRHSKSSSRSPSPRRRNSGKAPSKESKSKSSPNEGKGNSKEAEPKSSASIPEEPPSKWESMSDYTTSPKISNPEQTVPQGTQPEVKVSLSGATGNGASVWRSISAPDSKSPPKPSAATASTGFGFFSKEDMKAGEKAAISTAFKKFLADKKKPTSDWDDNRGEDQNTGDGEKEKSNRKQKAVFEMDPEYGDSKTDKGLPFLDEEEEEYSKSLRERKTDEEPKYKAKPTLSARELFEERFGKWDDDYVSNKDSSQRGEDMEEEEHVMEELYRSRKQAARKEEKASKKKEKKKNRVSPSPSPPRSTERSKPLFPAARESSPPARSSKKKEPEFNFSLKVFDDEAESSTGALAKERRLSQDLIYPVKKEHEEFHSIFQHIQAAQLRRSPSELFAQHIVTIVHHIKAQHFRSSGMSLNERFGMYQRKAAQMEMMRQRKSPEIHRRIDVSPSAFKKHARLFEDMEESDYKDYAKKYEGESMDLRLDIERRKKYPKREGGKGSAGSRTPSRELSPEKSSKQKKSKKSKKKRERSPSSSSSSSSSSPHTYRSREYHGEEMEHMEKGGFDKSRLGPREYPREYEGGHMERGGYERGRGGYERGGFDRTGYDRGRGGYDRGFPRIRGRGWNRGNYPNTNNNGNPANMGGPVRPQEEEWDPEYTPKSRKYYQHDDRDREGEMKWVEGRGRGRGMYPRIRGGSFNLRRGGAGAGGSSGSPKWTHDMFQGATEEGELPDDGAEHGLKDDEKTAESSTSKP; encoded by the exons ATGTCCAAGGCAAAGAattctccttctccctctcggTCCAGATCGAGGTCTCGGTCCCGCTCCAGGTCGTATTCGCGATCTCGCTCCAGCAGCCGCTCGCGCTCGAGGTCCAGGAAGCATCGCTACAG CTCCAGATCTCGCTCCCGCTCTCCTAGCCGTGAGAGAAACTACCCGTCGAGAGATTTTCAGGGCAACCGGGGGTACAATCGTGGTTTTCGTGGCTACCGGAGACCCTTCTATTATAACCGTGGCCGGGGACGTGGTTATTACCCGCGTGGCTACCaccgaggaggaggaggaggtggtggtggtggtggaggaggaggtggtggtggttcTTACGGTTATCGCAATAACTGGCATGGAGGCCATCGTGAACAGCAGCAATCCCATGAGCACCACAGTCCCAAAAGAGGGCGCTCTCGCTCCCGCACACCTCGCAAGCGCTCCAGGAGCCGTAGTCGCTCTCATTATTCCGCAAACTCCTCTTCTCGCTCACGCCACTCTAAATCATCTTCACGATCCCCGTCCCCGCGCCGCCGCAACTCCGGAAAAGCTCCATCTAAAGAGTCAAAGAGCAAGAGCTCACCAAACGAAGGGAAAGGCAATAGCAAGGAAGCGGAACCCAAATCTTCCGCGTCCATTCCCGAGGAGCCCCCAAGCAAATGGGAGAGCATGAGCGACTACACCACCAGTCCGAAAATATCCAATCCAGAACAAACGGTTCCACAAGGGACTCAGCCTGAGGTGAAAGTGTCCCTTTCTGGAGCTACAGGTAACGGTGCCTCTGTCTGGAGAAGCATCAGTGCTCCCGATTCAAAGAGTCCTCCAAAGCCATCAGCAGCAACAGCATCAACCGGTTTTGGCTTCTTCTCCAAGGAAGACATGAAGGCAGGAGAGAAAGCAGCCATTTCCACAGCGTTCAAAAA GTTTCTGGCAGACAAGAAAAAACCCACATCCGACTGGGATGACAATCGGGGCGAAGATCAGAATACCGGCGACGGGGAAAAGGAGAAGAGTAACCGAAAACAAAAAGCCGTTTTCGAAATGGATCCGGAGTACGGAGACTCCAAGACGGATAAAGGACTTCCGTTTCTGgacgaggaggaagaggagtacTCGaagagcctgagagagagaaaaaccgACGAGGAACCCAAGTACAAGGCCAAACCCACTCTGTCTGCGCGGGAACTGTTCGAGGAGCGTTTTGGTAAGTGGGACGACGACTACGTGTCCAACAAAGATTCTTCACAAAGAGGTGAAGacatggaggaggaagaacacgTGATGGAAGAGCTTTACCGTAGCCGCAAGCAGGCCGCACGTAAAGAAGAGAAAGCCTCcaagaaaaaggagaagaagaagaaccgcGTGAGCCCATCTCCTTCACCGCCCAGAAGCACAGAGCGTAGCAAGCCCCTGTTTCCTGCAGCCAGGGAGTCGTCACCTCCTGCCAGATCCTCTAAGAAGAAAGAGCCTGAATTTAACTTTAGTCTGAAAGTGTTTGACGATGAAGCAGAGAG ctctACTGGTGCTTTAGCCAAAGAAAGACGTTTGTCTCAGGATCTAATATACCCTGTTAAGAAAGAGCATGAGGAGTTCCACTCCATTTTCCAGCACATTCAGGCTGCTCAGCTTCGCCGCAGCCCATCAGAACTGTTTGCTCAACACATAGTCACCATCGTCCATCACATCAAAG CTCAGCACTTTCGCTCGTCTGGGATGTCTCTGAACGAGCGATTCGGCATGTACCAAAGAAAAGCCGCACAGATGGAAATGATGAGGCAAAGAAAGAGTCCTGAGATTCACAG GAGAATTGATGTGTCTCCCAGTGCTTTTAAGAAGCACGCTCGTCTGTTTGAGGATATGGAAGAAAGCGACTACAAG GATTATGCTAAAAAATATGAAGGAGAGTCAATGGACCTGCGTTTGGATATTGAGCGACGTAAAAAATACCCCAAACGTGAGGGGGGTAAAGGCTCAGCCGGGTCGCGCACCCCCAGCCGAGAACTCTCTCCTGAAAAATCCTCCAAACAGAAGAAGTCCAA GAAAAGCAAGAAGAAGCGCGAGCGTTCTCcttcctcctcgtcctcctcttcctcttcatcaccCCACACGTACAGATCCAGAGAGTACCACGGCGAGGAGATGGAACATATGGAGAAAGGCGGCTTTGATAAGTCCCGTCTGGGGCCGCGTGAGTACCCCCGCGAGTATGAGGGGGGGCACATGGAGAGAGGAGGCTacgagagaggaagaggagggtaCGAGCGCGGAGGATTTGATCGAACCGGATACGATAGAGGACGCGGGGGATACGACCGGGGATTT CCTAGAATCAGAGGTAGGGGATGGAACAGAGGAAATTACCCCAACACCAATAACAACGGAAACCCTGCAAATATGGGAGGGCCAGTGCGCCCCCAGGAGGAGGAGTGGGACCCTGAATATACCCCTAAGAGCAGGAAGTACTACCAG CATGATGACCGTGACCGCGAGGGAGAGATGAAGTGGGTGGAAGGGCGTGGCCGTGGGCGGGGCATGTACCCGCGCATCAGAGGCGGCTCGTTCAACTTGCGCAGAGGAGGTGCAGGTGCTGGAGGTAGCAGTGGCAGCCCCAAGTGGACCCATGACATGTTCCAGGGAGCCACAGAGGAGGGAGAGCTGCCTGACGACGGAGCTGAGCACGGCCTGAAAGACGACGAGAAAACCGCAGAGAGCTCCACCTCGAAGCCCTAG